From one Lotus japonicus ecotype B-129 chromosome 3, LjGifu_v1.2 genomic stretch:
- the LOC130748668 gene encoding uncharacterized protein LOC130748668 isoform X2, protein MAERTSDFWAALPLVQALLPALRPWVSNSFDVVDETFSQWNQPIVQQAFSQIVTTATSATYRSLLYSCAGYLSSYSPSHARAACVLIDLCSGVLAPWITQVIAKVDLALELVEDLLGLIQDAHNSLVRARAALKYIVLALSGHMDDILGKYKEVKHRILFLVEMLEPFLDPAIAVSKSKIAFGDLSSSFPEKQEQNCVIALNIIRTAVRKPAVLPSLESEWRHGSVAPSVLLSILEPHMLMPPDVDLCKSVSRLTEHETASVLPLYSDTNAGGAISKSNSQDDPDGKADVSETLGRSDSIDDRNLLFAPSELQNITLTNYSNAPNQNSSVSNIRDMKLESKRVVDENSSHHFPTNVVIDSGLGFEYFHLQADYFQLLNHHDCELRASEFKRLALDLHSQSNITIESHDAAIDALLLAAECHVNPYFMSSIGTTSKLSDLLNINECKFGQTHDNLELNTASGRNIHNLQTIAHIERQRDKLVFHILLEAAELDRKYHLTVSDGEDGPYSAAGFDEQVIKLSPLDVQYADALTLVRQNQALLCKFLIHRLQRDQISMHEILLQCLVYFLHTGTKLFCPPEHVIDIILKYAEDLNRMLASFHPQLKVGSLHLAQERARGIERRWLLLQRLVMASSSGGEEEKFGTHIQNNYLSGNLIPSSAWMHRISHFSGSVYPLVRFLGWMAVSRNAKQYMKDRIFLASDLSQLTYLLSIFADDLAVVDNVVNKKYEEVKIEDSRVELGSSVRREVERSNQYNEEQSFSAIYPELWRFFPNMKRQFESFGEAILEAVGLQLRSVSSTLVPDVLCWFSELCSWPFSVASSISNDNLKGYNAKNARAIILYVLEAIIVEHMEAMVPETPKLVQVLVSLSSSTYCDVSFLDSALRLLKPIISCSLSKVSHDEKLLDGDSCFNFEELCFNVLFSRIKQKNEIKPSSEDKGYNVALAIFILASIFPDLSVRYRREFLQSLLNFANFAAFEPTTSFHDYLSAFQCVMDNCKLLLVNALTAFGVIPIQLPPFPHVTDGRLSDDNLPNPWFLSDICHTSRENDVLNVESNCSVADVDHCHLSSDDLEGLSKDMVDLISELNPAIERCWNLHHQITRKLTITASECFVFSKCLTSVSKKFKNVEDGDDRNSSLAESSDLFTFHWRVGLEGLSELIITLQECSCWEVSSLILDCLLGVPCSFCLDNVVGLICSAIKKVSFSAPKISWRLQSDKWLSSLIARGIYNIRESEVPLTDLFCTLLGHAEPEQRMIAIKHLGKLVGQCTNGESAVLNSKICTDFVLNKLALHVPDHVLSHLVSSTWDEIVVLASSDTSFQIRVYAMALLSNYIPFAERHHLQSLLVAADRICCFHYAQPSHEGSILQLSLALIAYACLYSSPEDISLIPENVWGNVETLGSSKHDGKLGDLEKKTCQVLCRLRDGDEAKEALKEVLSSNSSKQHDPDFASMRESILQVLGDLTAVHSYFDVFSEKINQEAMEVEEAEMELDIIQKEHALPGRMEDSKGWNQTPTLPSYGKDLSRLQQIRECIRSLEKTKLKEDILGRRQKKILLRHTHQKHLEEAALREAELVQELDRERVAEIEKELERQRLLELERAKTRELRHNLDMEKERQTQKELQREIEQAESGLRPSRRDFPSSTHTNRPRDRFRDRENGRSVNDGSARAGTGSLQPEIPSISSSTTASPTIVLSGSRTFSGQVPTILQSRDRQDDSGSMYEENVDGSKDSGDASSIGDPELASAFDGQSSGYGSQRQSSRGSKSRQLGERRDRDRDIRREGKWERKH, encoded by the exons ATGGCTGAGAGAACTTCAGACTTTTGGGCTGCACTGCCTCTTGTACAAGCTCTACTGCCAG CTCTACGCCCATGGGTGAGCAATTCTTTTGATGTTGTGGATGAAACTTTTTCTCAGTGGAATCAGCCTATTGTACAACAAGCCTTCTCCCAG ATTGTTACTACAGCAACATCAGCTACCTATCGCTCACTTCTTTATTCTTGTGCTGGTTATCTGTCTTCATATTCTCCATCTCAT GCTAGGGCTGCTTGTGTGCTGATTGATCTGTGCTCTGGTGTTCTAGCACCTTGGATTACTCAGGTGATAGCAAAG GTTGATCTTGCTCTGGAGCTTGTGGAGGATCTTTTGGGCCTAATCCAG GATGCTCACAATTCACTTGTTCGTGCTCGTGCTGCCTTGAAGTATATTGTGCTAGCTCTATCCGGGCATATGGATGACATATTAGGGAAATATAAG GAAGTTAAACACAGAATCCTCTTTCTTGTGGAGATGCTTGAGCCTTTTCTTGATCCTGCCATTGCTGTATCGAAAAGCAAAATAGCTTTTGGTGATCTATCTTCTTCGTTTCCAGAAAAGCAGGAGCAGAATTGCGTGATTGCTCTTAATATCATCCGTACTGCAGTGCGAAAGCCAGCTGTGCTACCCTCTCTGGAATCAGAATGGCGACATGGATCTGTGGCTCCTAG TGTGCTTCTCTCTATATTGGAACCACACATGTTAATGCCGCCAGATGTTGACCTTTGCAAGTCTGTTTCAAGACTAACTGAACATGAAACTGCATCTGTTTTGCCTCTTTACTCTGACACCAATGCTGGAGGTGCCATTTCCAAGTCTAATAGTCAAGATGATCCTGATGGAAAAGCAGATGTATCAGAAACACTAGGAAGATCTGATTCTATTGATGATCGTAATCTACTTTTTGCCCCATCTGAATTGCAGAATATTACATTGACAAACTATTCTAATGCACCTAACCAAAATAGCTCTGTTTCTAACATTAGGGATATGAAATTGGAATCCAAACGTGTTGTTGATGAAAATTCCAGCCATCATTTTCCTACTAATGTTGTCATAGATTCTGGCCTTGGTTTTGAATACTTCCACCTGCAGGCAGATTATTTTCAACTTCTAAACCACCATGATTGTGAGCTTCGTGCTTCTGAGTTTAAACGCTTGGCTTTAGATTTGCATTCTCAGAGTAACATCACTATTGAAAGCCATGATGCTGCGATTGATGCTTTACTGTTGGCAGCAGAATGCCATGTAAATCCATATTTTATGTCATCTATAGGAACCACTTCAAAACTTTCAGACCTTTTGAACATCAATGAATGTAAATTCGGGCAGACTCATGATAATCTGGAGCTGAACACGGCTTCTGGAAGGAATATACATAATTTACAGACAATAGCCCATATAGAAAGACAGAGAGATAAACTTGTTTTTCACATACTTCTTGAGGCTGCAGAATTGGATAGGAAATATCATTTAACAGTATCTGATGGAGAAGATGGCCCTTATTCCGCTGCAGGTTTTGATGAACAGGTTATCAAGCTGTCCCCCCTTGATGTACAATATGCAGATGCTCTTACCTTGGTTCGACAAAACCAAGCTCTACTGTGTAAATTTTTGATCCATCGGTTGCAAAGAGACCAAATCTCAATGCATGAAATTCTCCTGCAATGTCTTGTGTATTTTTTGCATACGGGCACCAAATTATTTTGCCCTCCAGAACATGTGATTgatatcattttaaaatatgCTGAAGACTTGAACAGGATGCTGGCATCTTTTCATCCTCAGCTGAAGGTTGGTAGTTTGCATTTGGCACAAGAAAGAGCACGTGGGATAGAGCGGCGTTGGTTACTGTTACAAAGATTGGTAATGGCCTCAAGCAGTGGAGGTGAAGAGGAAAAATTTGGAACTCATATCCAAAATAATTACCTCTCTGGAAATTTAATTCCCTCTTCAGCATGGATGCATAgaatttctcatttttctggtTCTGTGTACCCTTTggttcgatttcttggttggatGGCAGTATCTCGTAATGCAAAACAGTATATGAAGGACCGGATTTTCCTTGCATCTGATCTGTCTCAGCTGACATATTTACTTTCTATTTTTGCTGATGATCTTGCTGTTGTTGATAATGTTGTCAATAAAAAGTATGAAGAGGTTAAAATTGAAGATTCACGGGTTGAACTTGGTTCCTCTGTTAGAAGAGAAGTTGAACGAAGTAACCAATATAATGAGGAACAATCTTTTTCTGCAATCTACCCTGAACTCTGGAGATTCTTTCCTAATATGAAAAGGCAATTTGAATCTTTTGGAGAAGCCATTTTAGAGGCAGTTGGTTTGCAGCTGAGATCTGTTTCTTCTACTCTTGTGCCTGATGTTTTGTGTTGGTTTTCTGAGTTGTGTTCATGGCCATTTTCCGTTGCTTCTTCAATCAGTAATGACAATTTGAAAGGTTATAATGCAAAGAATGCTAGAGCAATAATTCTTTATGTGCTTGAAGCTATTATTGTTGAGCACATGGAAGCTATGGTTCCTGAGACACCTAAATTGGTGCAAGTGCTTGTGTCACTTTCAAGTTCTACTTACTGTGATGTATCATTTCTCGACTCTGCATTGCGTTTGTTAAAGCCTATTATTTCTTGTTCTTTGTCCAAGGTCTCTCATGATGAAAAGTTATTGGATGGTGATTCCTGTTTTAACTTTGAGGAATTATGCTTTAATGTTCTTTTCAGTAGAATTAAACAGAAGAATGAGATCAAACCTAGTTCTGAAGATAAAGGATACAATGTGGCACTGGCTATTTTTATTTTGGCTTCAATTTTTCCTGACTTATCTGTTCGATATAGAAGGGAATTTCTGCAGTCTCTATTAAATTTTGCAAACTTTGCTGCTTTTGAGCCGACAACTTCTTTCCATGATTATCTTAGTGCATTTCAGTGTGTTATGGATAACTGCAAATTACTGCTAGTGAATGCATTAACAGCATTTGGTGTTATTCCTATTCAGCTGCCGCCTTTTCCTCATGTGACTGATGGTCGGCTTTCTGATGATAACTTACCAAATCCTTGGTTTCTCAGTGATATCTGTCACACTTCTCGTGAGAATGATGTTCTTAACGTAGAAAGTAACTGTTCTGTTGCTGATGTTGATCATTGTCATTTATCTTCTGATGATTTAGAAGGCTTATCTAAAGACATGGTGGATCTCATTTCTGAGCTTAATCCAGCTATTGAGCGCTGTTggaatcttcatcatcagattaCCAGAAAGTTGACGATAACGGCATCAGAGTGTTTTGTCTTCTCAAAATGTTTGACATCAGTttctaaaaaatttaagaatgttGAAGATGGTGATGATAGAAATTCTTCACTGGCTGAATCATCTGACCTGTTCACATTTCATTGGAGAGTTGGTCTTGAAGGTCTCTCTGAATTGATCATTACCCTTCAAGAATGCAGTTGCTGGGAAGTTTCTAGTTTGATTCTTGATTGTCTGCTTGGAGTACCCTGTAGCTTCTGCCTGGATAATGTGGTAGGCTTGATATGTTCTGCAATAAAGAAAGTTTCTTTCAGTGCACCTAAAATCTCTTGGCGTTTGCAGAGCGATAAGTGGCTGTCTTCATTAATCGCCAGAGGTATCTACAACATTCGAGAAAGTGAGGTTCCTCTCACTGATCTGTTTTGTACATTGCTGGGCCATGCAGAACCTGAACAACGTATGATAGCAATAaaacatttgggaaaacttgTTGGCCAATGTACAAATGGAGAAAGTGCAGTGTTAAATTCAAAAATTTGCACTGACTTTGTTCTGAATAAGTTAGCTCTACATGTTCCTGATCATGTCTTATCTCATTTGGTTTCAAGTACTTGGGATGAGATTGTTGTGCTGGCATCATCTGATACATCATTTCAAATAAGGGTTTATGCAATGGCACTTCTTTCAAATTACATTCCATTTGCTGAGCGCCATCACTTGCAATCTCTTCTTGTGGCAGCTGATAGGATTTGTTGTTTCCACTATGCACAACCATCACATGAGGGTTCTATCCTACAACTTTCATTAGCACTTATTGCTTATGCATGCCTGTACTCATCACCTGAAGATATTTCTTTGATTCCCGAAAATGTATGGGGAAATGTTGAAACATTAGGGTCATCAAAACATG ATGGCAAGCTTGGAGACCTTGAAAAGAAGACTTGTCAAGTCCTCTGTAGATTGAGGGATGGAGATGAGGCGAAAGAG GCACTGAAAGAAGTActttcttcaaattcttcaaagcAGCATGATCCAGACTTTGCTAGTATGCGTGAATCTATTCTCCAG GTCCTTGGCGACTTAACAGCAGTTCACTCATATTTTGATGTATTCTCAGAGAAAATTAACCAAGAAGCTATG GAGGTAGAGGAGGCTGAGATGGAACTAGACATTATACAAAAGGAACATGCATTACCAGGACGAATGGAGGATTCCAAAGGTTGGAATCAGACACCAACTCTACCCT CCTATGGGAAGGATCTTTCAAGGCTTCAACAAATCAGAGAGTGCATTCGTTCCCT GGAGAAGACCAAACTTAAAGAAGATATTCTAGGCCGTAGGCAAAAGAAAATACTACTGAGACACACCCATCAAAAACATTTGGAAGAAGCAGCTTTACGGGAAGCAGAACTTGTACAAGAACTTGATAG GGAGAGAGTGGCTGAAATTGAAAAGGAGCTGGAAAGACAAAGATTACTAGAATTAGAGCGTGCTAAAACAAGGGAATTGCGTCACAATCTTGATATGGAGAAGGAGAGACAAACGCAG AAAGAACTTCAGCGTGAAATAGAGCAAGCAGAATCAGGACTCCGACCATCTCGGCGTGATTTTCCTTCCTCCACCCACACTAA TCGTCCTAGGGATAGATTTCGTGACAGAGAAAATGGGAGATCCGTAAATGATGGGAGCGCTAGAGCTGGTACTGGAAGCTTACAGCCTGAAATTCCTTCAATTAGTTCATCAACTACAGCATCACCGACTATAGTTCTTTCTGGCTCCCGGACATTTTCAGGCCAGGTGCCTACCATCTTACAGTCACGCGACCGACAGGACGACAGTGGCAGCATGTATGAAGAAAATGTTGATGGAAGCAAGGATTCAGGTGATGCCAGCAGCATTGGAGATCCAGAATTGGCATCAGCATTTGATGGCCAGTCTAGTGGATATGGATCCCAAAGGCAGAGTTCAAGGGGAAGCAAGTCAAGGCAACTCGGGGAACGCAGAGACAGAGACAGAGACATCAGGCGCGAAGGGAAGTGGGAAAGGAAGCATTGA